In the genome of Streptomyces sp. SAI-127, the window CGGTCTCGCCGTGTACGGCGTCGGCGCCCTGCTGAGCGCGGTCGCCCCGGGCCTGGGCGTCCTCATCCTCGGCAACTCGATCCTGGAAGGCGTCGGCACCGCGCTGCTCATCCCGCCCGTCTACATCCTCACGACGCTCCTCTTCACCGAAGTGACCTCCCGTGCCCGCGCGTTCGGGACCGTCATGGCGCTGGGAGGCATCGGCGCCGCCGCCGGGCCGTTGATCGGGGGACTCATCACCTCGGCCATCAGCTGGCGGGCGGCCTTCGCGTTCCAGGCCCTGGTGATCGTGTTGATCATCATCCTGAGCCGCCGGATCAAGGACCCCCTGCCACCGGATCCCACGAGCCCCTTCGACACCGCCGGAGCGATCCTCTCGGCCGTCGGCCTCATCCTCCTCGTCACGGGGATCCTGGCAGCCGACAACAACGTCTGGCTGATGATCGGCCTGATCGTCCTCGGTGCGCTCGTGCTGTGGTGGTTCTTCCGGTCGGTACGCGCCAAGGAGCGGGCCGGCGAACAGCCACTCCTCTCGACGAGCCTGTTCCGCAACCGCACCTCCAATCTCGGTCTCGTCACGCAGAACATCCAGTGGCTCCTGCTCATGGGGACGTCGTTCGTCGTCGCGACCTATCTCCAGGTCGTCCGCGGATACGACGCGATCCAGACCGGCGTGATCTTCACCGCCGCCACGCTCGGTCTGCTCGCGTCCTCACTGGCCGCCGAACGTCTGGCGAGGCGGTGGGCACAGCGCACCCTCATCGTGACGGGCTTCGTCGTGGCGATCGCCGGAGTCGGCGTCCTGCTGGCCCTGGCGAGCGGCTCTCCGAGTGCCTGGGCCTTCGCGCCCGGGCTGCTGCTGATCGGCCTGGGCCTCGGTCTGGCTCTGACCCCCTCGGTCAACGTCGTGCAGTCGAGCTTCCCCGACGAGCAGCAGGGCGAGATCTCCGGGCTGTCGCGCAGCGTCTCCAACCTCGGTTCCTCACTCGGCACCGCGATCGCCGGCACCATCCTCGTCGCCGGCCTCACCACCCATGCCTACGGAGCCGCGATGATCACACTGGCCGTCCTCGGGCTCGTCGGCCTCGCTTCCGCGGTGTTCCTCCCCCGGGGCCCGGTATCGAGCACCACTCCTTCGCTGCCGCACGAACCCACGTGAGGTGTCTGCACACGACGCCCGCATGGCGACGCGCGGCGAGGGAGACGAAAATGGGACTGACGGAGGTGAGCGCTCATGTGCCGATGGCTCGCTTACTCGGGAACACCCCTGCTGCTCGACACCATCCTCTACCGACCGACCCACTCTCTGATCGATCAGAGCCTCCACTCCAGACTGGGAGTCGAGACGACGAACGGCGACGGTTTCGGCGTCGGGTGGTACTCGGAGGAAGACATCGACACCCCGGCTCTGCTCAAGGACATCGGCCCCGCCTGGAACAACCGCAACCTGAGGGAGATCGCGGATCATGTCCGCTCCCCGTTGTTCTTCGCCCACATACGGGCGTCGACCGGAACTGCGGTGCAGCAGACGAACTGCCACCCGTTCCGGCACGGCCGCTGGATGTGGATGCACAACGGTGCCATCGCGGATTTCCACCTCATGCGCCGCGACCTGTCCCTGCTCGTCGACCCCGGGCTGTACTCCGACATCGAGGGGACGACGGACTCGGAGATGATGTTCTACCTGGCGATCACCTTCGGCCTGGACGAGGATCCGCCGAGCGCCGTGGCCAGGATGGTGGGAGTGGTGGAGCGCAGCGGCCGTGACCACGGTGTGGAGTTCCCGGTCCAGATGACGATCGCCGTGACCGACGGCGAACGCCTGTGGGCCTTCCGCTACTCGAGCCAGGGCGCTTCCCGGTCGTTGTTCTACAGCACCCGCGTGGACACACTGAGAGAGCTGCACCCCGACCTGGCGTTCCTGCGGGAAGTGTCCGACGAGACCCGTCTCATCGTGTCCGAGCCCCTCGGTGATCTGCCGGGTGCCTGGAACGAGGTGCCGGAGAGCAGCTACAGCGTCGTACATGCCGGAGCCGACGAGATGCATCGCTTCGTCCCGGAACCGGCGTGACGCGTCAGCGGATCACGGGCGCTTCGCGCCTTTGCTCCTGCTGGTGCTCGTAGCGCTGCGCCCTGTCTTTGCCGGCACGCTCTTGCGCCCTGCCGTCGGCCACTTGAACTCGAGCTCCAACTCGATCTCCCCCTCGCCGATTTCGACCTCCAGCTCGCTGCGAAGGTCGTCGGGAATCCGCAGGCTCAGCGTTCCGGGACCGAGATCCAGTTCGGCATCGCCACCTTCCCTCAGCGCGGCTGCGAGCGCCGTGAGCTGATCAGCCGCCTCAAGGCGGGACAGGGAACGCTTCTGTTCGAACTTGAGGTCCTTCATGGATGTCTCCGATCCGGATACGGCACGTTCGGCGGTCGGGCTACCTCCAATCTCGTCCTCTCGGGTCCGCTGCGCATGTCGGGGTGACCGGCGTGACGCGCGTCATGGCGGAGAGGCTGGGATGCTGGTGGAGGAAGCGCCGCCCGTGACGTGACCCTGGCAGACAGGGGTGAGCGACCGTGGCCGAGACCTACGAGAACGCCCGCGGAACGACCGTTCCGGCCGTACCGTACGCCGATCCCCAGGGAGACCCGTTCCTGCGCACCCGGTTCGCCCTCCCCGCGCGACCCGCCACGTTCCTGCGGCGGCAGCGGCTCGTCCAGCACCTCGATCAGGCTCTCGTGACGCCGTTGACGCTGGTCAACGGCCCGGCCGGGGCCGGCAAGACCCTGCTGGCCGCCGACTGGGCCGCCGGACTGCGCCGGCCGGTCGCCTGGCTCACCGTCGAAGCGGGGGACCGGCGTCCCGGGGTGTTCTGGGCGTACGTCCTTCAGGCACTGCGCGCCTGCGGGGCGTCGGTGTCCGACGCGGTCGGGGCCCCCGCGGACGCTTCCCTGGTGGATCGCAAGCTGCTGGCAGCGCTCGCCGCCGAGCTGAACGATCGCGACCGGCCCGTGGTCCTCGTGCTCGACGAGTACGACCGCGTGACCGATCCGGAGGTCACGGAGCAGCTGGAGTTCGTCCTGCACCACGGCGGGCGTGGCCTGCATCTCGTCCTCGTCACCCGCACCGAACCGCTGCTGCCGCTGC includes:
- a CDS encoding MFS transporter — encoded protein: MSDAAASERPSGATHGVLAPLALAQFICSFAGSNMNVMINDISEDLDTSVQGVQLAITIFLLVMAALMIPGGKLTDRYGRKRCFLAGLAVYGVGALLSAVAPGLGVLILGNSILEGVGTALLIPPVYILTTLLFTEVTSRARAFGTVMALGGIGAAAGPLIGGLITSAISWRAAFAFQALVIVLIIILSRRIKDPLPPDPTSPFDTAGAILSAVGLILLVTGILAADNNVWLMIGLIVLGALVLWWFFRSVRAKERAGEQPLLSTSLFRNRTSNLGLVTQNIQWLLLMGTSFVVATYLQVVRGYDAIQTGVIFTAATLGLLASSLAAERLARRWAQRTLIVTGFVVAIAGVGVLLALASGSPSAWAFAPGLLLIGLGLGLALTPSVNVVQSSFPDEQQGEISGLSRSVSNLGSSLGTAIAGTILVAGLTTHAYGAAMITLAVLGLVGLASAVFLPRGPVSSTTPSLPHEPT
- a CDS encoding class II glutamine amidotransferase — protein: MCRWLAYSGTPLLLDTILYRPTHSLIDQSLHSRLGVETTNGDGFGVGWYSEEDIDTPALLKDIGPAWNNRNLREIADHVRSPLFFAHIRASTGTAVQQTNCHPFRHGRWMWMHNGAIADFHLMRRDLSLLVDPGLYSDIEGTTDSEMMFYLAITFGLDEDPPSAVARMVGVVERSGRDHGVEFPVQMTIAVTDGERLWAFRYSSQGASRSLFYSTRVDTLRELHPDLAFLREVSDETRLIVSEPLGDLPGAWNEVPESSYSVVHAGADEMHRFVPEPA
- a CDS encoding amphi-Trp domain-containing protein; this translates as MKDLKFEQKRSLSRLEAADQLTALAAALREGGDAELDLGPGTLSLRIPDDLRSELEVEIGEGEIELELEFKWPTAGRKSVPAKTGRSATSTSRSKGAKRP